GGGGACGGTGGCGTGTCAAGACGGCCATGGCATCGGCGGCGGGCAGATATACCTTTTTTATGTCTTTTTTTAGTTTCAACTTAAGTTCTATGTGCGGCCATGACTATCGTGGACTTTTTAATTAAGTTATTGTAATATATTTCCCTTTTAATCTATTTTCCAATGTCCTTTTTCGGGGTTTTTAGTCCAAATCAGACATAAAGTTTAGGATACGGCCACGCGTTGGGGCATCTACATATCAGATTCGGATTTGGATGTCCGTTTTACTGACCCAAATGAAAAGAATCCGGACAAAACAGATGTCCATTTTGGTTGTATCGCCCACCAACCATCCCCGGTGCTACTGCTACCACCGGAAGGATCCAGATCTCGCTGGAATCCGGCGTCCCCCACCACGGGGTGGCTGACATGGCAGCATCGCATCCGCAAGAGATAAGGGCGGGAGCCAAGAAGCCAACCAGTTGGCGCCACCTGGCTTACAGCCAGCATCCACGGGTGAGCACGACAGTCGGACTTGCCGGCCCCCCACCTGCCACCCTCACCTCCGTCGCATCCCCACCTCGTGCCTGGCCTGGCAATGGCATCAGGACAAGTGACAACTGGACCCGCCTACTACTTTTTCGGCAAGGGCATCGCAAACTTTCTCCAGCGCAAAAAAGGTGACGGGTGCCCAGTGGCCAGTGCCTGCCTGCGTGCACGGTGCACTGCCGGGATGCATCCGCCCAACGGAACGCGTCCCCATTCCGTCCCGGCGAGGCAAACCGAGCCGGTGATGGGCGAGCTCGCGCCAAACGTCTCACTAATGGCTTCAGTTTATAGCCGTGACTAACGGCCTCACGCCGGTGTGCTGCGTTATCACCGGCTGTGCAGCTGACGTGAACAAAAAAGGTCTTAGGCCGCCGACCTGAAACTGAAAGTTTGGTGCCCAGAATCATATACGTCGACGTCGGAGTAGCGTGCAAATGTAAACAGATCCGACTGAGGAATGGTATGCAGTAAAGCAGGAGTGAAGCAggtacccgcaaaaaaaaaaggaGTGAATCAGGCGACAGCAATGGCAAACATATGCATGCTACCGGCTCAGCCGAGGCAAGCTCGTAGTAAAATAAGCTTGTTTTTAACTCGACTTAGCCAAGTTTGGCAAACGAACAGGCCCCGTGGCCCCGCCCCCGCGCGACAGCGACCGGGCGCCCGAAGTGTCTCGCGCTCGCCCACGGCACCCGAGCGGAGCCCCCGCCCCTACCATGTGCTCTCCCTGCCCGCAGACCCCTCAAAACCCACCCGCGCCCGCACCCAGGCACCGAGCACCCAGCAGAAAGAAACGCACCAAATCTTTATCCCCTGCCCTCAGCAGTGCCGACCTGAGCGCCGGAGATCTGCGGCGAGCGAGATGAAAGTGGAGGAGCAGACGgtggtgggaggaggaggaggggggctctGGGGGCTGGCCGGGCGGCCGTGCGACACGTGCGCCGTGGACGCGGCGCGGCTCTACTGCCGGTCGGACGGCGCCTACCTCTGCGCCGGGTGCGACGCGCGCGCTCACGGGGCCGGCTCCCGCCACGCGCGCGTCTGGCTCTGCGAGGTCTGCGAGCACGCGCCCGCCGCGGTCACCTGCCGCGCCGACGCCGCCGCGCTCTGCGCCACGTGCGACGCCGACATCCACTCCGCCAACCCGCTCGCCAGCCGGCACGAGCGCCTCCCCGTCACGCCTTTCTTCGGCGCGCTCGCCGACCCGCCCCAGCCCGCCCCCTCCCCGTCCTCCGCCGCCGCGACGCAGGAGGACGCGGACGACGACGGGAGCAACGAGGCCGAGGCGGCCTCCTGGCTTCTTCCCGAGCCTGGCGATAGCCCCGAGGACAGCACCGCTACCTTCTTCCCTGACTCGGACGCGTACCTCGATCTGGACTTCGTCCGGTCTATGGACGGGATCAAGGCCATCGGGGTGCCCGTCGCCCCTTCCGAGCTCGACGTCGCCGGCGGCGCTCTCTTCTACCCCGAACACTCCATGAACCACAGCGTAAGCCTTTCTGCCATACCTCGTCTCACCAAAATGGTTTTCTTGACATGGACGTACGTGGTGATAAATAATGTCTGCCACGCCTTTGCAGATGTCAACGTCCGAGGTCGCGGTGGTGCCGGACGCGCTGTCAGCCGGCGGGGCCCCGGCGCCGGCGCCGTCGGTGGCGGTGGTGGCTAGCAAGGGGAAGGAGCGGGAGGCCCGGCTGATGCGGTACCGGGAGAAGCGCAAGAACCGGAGGTTCCAGAAGACCATCCGCTACGCGTCCCGCAAGGCGTACGCCGAGACGCGGCCGCGCATCAAGGGCCGGTTCGCCAAGCGCACCGCCGAGGACGACGCGCTGGAGCGGGACGGGCCGTTCTCGCCCGCGTCGTCGGCGCACCTGGCGTCGGACGGTGACTACGGCGTCGTGCCGTCGTTCTGAGGAgaccggcgacggcgacggcgactcTGCTGTAGTTTTGGCGCGCGCATCCATCCGAGTGCGCGCGCGTGCGGTGGCTGCGACGCGCGCTCCGTGTAACATTGAATAATCTGTACAGTTTTGTTCCATGGGATTAGTGCCGTGACCGTGCCGACCTGATGTACTCACTGTTTTTCTTCACCCCGATCCAGTATTTGTACCCTGCCTTTCTTCCATGGGAGTAGTATTCAGCAACTGTGACCTTCAGTTGGGTGTTGCAGCAGGACTGAGATCCAGTGCCTTTATCAAGTGAAGTCATGCTGCAACTTTACCCTTCTAATCTTCATTTAATCCACATCCTACGGTTCAGATCACACAAGGGGAAAGGCTCTCAACACTTAGCAGTTTTCAGCATAGTTTTTGTATAGATGATTACTCAACATTGACACTTATTGCTGTAGCATTCAGACATTATGCGCTGCAGCCTTTTAATATCAAGTTCTACTGGATTTAATGTCAACTGCAATTGATTTATTCCACTTTGATTGCATATGCACTACTGTATAACCAAACCAAATTTTGTTTTATAGTCTGCTCATGAGTATCTGCAGTTCTTTATTTTTTGGATTTCAATCTGTTCAAATAAAACTGAGTTCAAGTGCCACTGCATCGTTGTTTGCAGCTTATTGATGTTTGCTGCTATCCTGAAAACTGCTAAGTGTTGAGAGCCTTTTCCCTTGTGTGATCTGGACCGTAGGATGTGGATTGGATGGAGATTACCAGGGTAAAGTTGCAGCATGACTTCACTTGATAAAGGCACTGGATCTCAGTCCGTTGCAGCATCGGTTCATCAGTGCAATGCCGTAGCGGCTAGGTTATGAGGATGAGAAGCATGCTGAAAAGGGCTACCAAGAAACCCGTGCTCCAAGCGTGGGATCACGTATCTTCATCGAACAGATTTAACAAATGCGGGTGATGCGAATGGAAGCGTGGAACAGCTTTGGATGCGAGACCAGGACCGTGAAACGAACCAACTTTGCGGATGCGATGGAGAGGCGGGGAATACGAGATAGGAATCACTGAACGCGGAAGCATATAGTAAAAGGATGGGGTAATATCACTGGAGTCATACTTTGGATGTGCAGTTTGGTGCTAGATCTTTCAAAATACGATTTTTTGGTCATGAAACTTGTCATTTGATGCAAGTACGGTCATTCCGTTCGAATGCGTCCGTATCCACCGCTAACGTGGCATGCGTGGGTCCACTGTCAGCGACGAACGCCATTTTGGGGCGACGCGCACGCGGCTTTTATGGTAACTGAATATGTTGCACATTATGTAACTGAGATTGTTAACTGAAAATGATAATTATCTGTTTTATTGGGACTTCACAGATTACATAACTGAATTTGTTATCTGCTGCAGTTTTAACTAAATTAGAGCACTTAACCTGTTAACTGAATGTGTGCGCAGAATATGTTAACTGAATTTCTGCACTAAACATGTTATCTGAAATTCCGTACTGAATTTGAATTTGTTAGCTCATTTGTTAGGTGAAGTAAAATTGATGTGAGTTTCTGCACTTAATGTTTTATACTCGGAGGACAAATGAACTTGTTTTTGCTATATCTCTCCCTGTTAATTATGGATGATTTCCTTCTTGCAAATTATATATGTTCTGTTTTGAGCTATCTCTCTGCCTGGTGATAAAAGTATGTGCATTGGTTGACATTTAGTACTCGTATGTCTGGTTCATGATGATGGTCACTGTGTGCAAAACGTTCATGGATAAATTCAGTACAAAGTTGTACTGCATTTTTGTTGTAAAATTCAGTACAGAGCTGTGTGCAATAGAATTTTTTGTGACAATTTCATGATTAAATTCAGTACCAAACTATACTGCATTTTCGTTGTAAAAATATTCAGTACATATGTACTACCTTACTGCATTTCCGTTGTTAGTGATGATGGTCATTGTATGCATTTCCTCTCTCTTTTATATTGCCATGTCTCCCACCCACGACACATGCTATATAAGCACGCCGGTGACTACGCTCCAGAGCACCAAGTGCAAGTTCAGTAATCACTATCTTCAGAAAGTTCAGTAAGAGTAGTGCGTTCGGCAAGTTTAGTTATCTCTTTTGAATGGAATGACCGTATTTGCACCAAATGATAAGTTTGATGAACAAAAAACCGTATTTTAAAAGATCTAGCACCAAACTACACATCCGACGCAAGTTTAGTAACTTGCAGTGATATTACCTCTAAAAGGTTGTTGCTGAACCACCGAACCACGTGGCCTGATGCTAGGAATCGTGTACGTTGCTGGGGAAGTTGCAAGAGCTCTTCAGCCATGTGGGCTGGCTCAGCTGCTGCCTGCTGCCGCCCGTGTTGGTGATACACTACTGATACAGTCGAGAGAGTTTCACAAGTTCCAACCATTTCCATAGCTGCTAGTGCTAGCTGCCACTCCTTGTATCGATCCATGATTGCATGGATCGTGACTAAGTTATACGAGTTATTAGGGCAACTCTGAGTTAATTGCATGGAAGTATGATAATTGGGGCAGAACGTGCAGATTAGTACTACTAAATTTGATAATCTTTGCATGTCAGTATTAACTTTGGGGCCGGCGTTGCAAATAAAGCTAAACGTTGTGTTTATACGTATTGACGCCCAAACTGATCGGGTGGGCCCACCTGTCAGGTGCCACGGTGGCCACTCGGCGTGTGCCCGTGCGCTGACGAGGACGAGTTCCGGCTCGGTCGCTTTTAGCCCGGTTCCATCGAACCGGTTCGTCCAGCCACACTCCCATCTCTCCCCTTGAACCCTAGGTCTCCCGAGCGGCTATGGCGTCGGCGACTTCGGCATGCGGCGGCGAGGGCGTCAACGGCGGCGGAGACCTCTCGTGCTTACGTAGCGGCCCAGCTGACGGAatctacggcggcggcggcggcgacgactcCAGCTCTGCGTACTCCACCGACGACGACGATCTTTCGGAGTCGTTGTTGTCCATGGAGCAATGGTTGCGGATGGTGCAGCTTTGGGTGGTGAACCCTAGCACTAGCCATCACTGGACGCATGGAATCGGAGTATCCTAGTCCATCTTGTACTCTGCTCTCCTCCTCCTCTATTTTCTGCAATTGGGGATTAGGGTTTGTCATCCTCTGCTTTATAGCAAATTTTAGTCCAACTAAAGTATCCTATTCTACTTTAGTCAAATCAAAGCATCCTAGCCATTTAGGTAAGATGTTTATTTAAATAGGCAGACTTTTTCCCTTGTGTTACTTTAGTATGCTAGTGTACTCTCAAATTTGCTAGGGTAGTGAACTCCTTCCTCTTTAATTAGTTCACATGTTTATTTAATTAGGCAGGTTAATCCTTGTGTTACTCTCAAATTTGCTAGGGGACTGCACTGCCTCTTAATTGTTTTCTCTTACTGTTTACTAAAATTTGCTAGTGTTACTTTAATTAGGCAGGTTCAAAATTTGCTAGTGTTACTTTAATTGATTTATCTTATTGTTAACTGAAATAGGAAACTATATTGATTCATGTTCTGTTAACTGTAATAGTAAACTTATTTGAAATTTCCTTTCTTTTGTAGTATCTATGTTAACATAAAATTGTAAACTATATTGTTTTGCGTTCTATTATGTTAACTAAAATTGTAAACTTACTTCAAATTTACTTTAAAGACTTTAGTTTTTTGTTAAGAGAGAATTTAGAGTTGGCGTACTGAATACTTGAAAGTTCCTTTATTTTGTAGTTTCAATGAAGACATTTGGGAAGTTAGGATCCATTTTGATGCTCAAGAACCATTGGAGAGGAAGCTGTGCAGTTCAGATGTTACTTAAATATAGTTGCATTAATGGAAACACAAGGATTTAGTGTATATGATTGTTTGTATCACAATGAGAATCCAGGTTTAGGGGAGCAAGGGCTGGAAATGGTAGATAATAATGCTGAATTACAGATGATAAAGAGGCAGAATAAGGATACTTTGGTGCTTAATTTGCTAGTTAGGGCTTGTCCACCCCCCTGTTAGTGAATTTGAGAGGCAACAATGTCATAAGCAAGAATTGTCACCTATTATGTTCAAGAGCCTGGTGTGCTTGATCTGAGTGAGCCTCCTATCTTAGTTGTTGATCAGCAAGGAGTAGTGTTTGAAAGTCAGTGTAGCAGCTCTACTACAGCTCATGCTCGTGTTGTTTGCATACAAGAAAGCAGAAATGTAAATGCCAAGTTGAAAGGTGttttggaagaagaagaagaagagggataTCAGGGATATGAGGACAGTGATGCTTCTGCCTCTGATAATGAAGGTCAAATTGGCAGGGACCCTTATTATATGTGTGATGCTGAAGATCTAGAGATGGAAGAGGGAAAGATACAGAGAGACGAAGAAGTAGAAGAGGAAGAAACAGATGATGAACAGTCAGAGAGGAAGAAGTGCTGCATTATGAGGGTGACATTGAAGTTGAGGAATTATTTGAGCTGGAGGAAGATAACACATTGGTTTCAAAAGAACAAGAAACAATAGTTGTACCTACAAAGAAGTAGAAGCTGCCAGTTAGGAGGGTACCAACAACAAGGTCACACTCAGATGTGTTACAAGAGGTGGAACCAGATTTCAAACCTTCAACGGATGAAGAAGAGAAAGGTTTGTTGAAGGAGAGTGATGATGATGGTTATGAGCCACTGTCATTTGTCTACCAAAGAAAAGGAAGAGTAGGGCAAAGAAGAGGCCTACTAGGAAATGGTACAATAAGAAAATGGAGCAACCACATCAGCACCTCTGCCTAAAATTGTGTTTT
The sequence above is a segment of the Aegilops tauschii subsp. strangulata cultivar AL8/78 chromosome 6, Aet v6.0, whole genome shotgun sequence genome. Coding sequences within it:
- the LOC109779952 gene encoding zinc finger protein CONSTANS-LIKE 3, with amino-acid sequence MKVEEQTVVGGGGGGLWGLAGRPCDTCAVDAARLYCRSDGAYLCAGCDARAHGAGSRHARVWLCEVCEHAPAAVTCRADAAALCATCDADIHSANPLASRHERLPVTPFFGALADPPQPAPSPSSAAATQEDADDDGSNEAEAASWLLPEPGDSPEDSTATFFPDSDAYLDLDFVRSMDGIKAIGVPVAPSELDVAGGALFYPEHSMNHSMSTSEVAVVPDALSAGGAPAPAPSVAVVASKGKEREARLMRYREKRKNRRFQKTIRYASRKAYAETRPRIKGRFAKRTAEDDALERDGPFSPASSAHLASDGDYGVVPSF